The Alnus glutinosa chromosome 1, dhAlnGlut1.1, whole genome shotgun sequence region CTACCACGTCATACCTAATTAGAAGATGATAGATGTTTCccatttaatataaatataaaaaacatgaaattataaatataaatataaaagaagaaaaaaaaaattcgaattTCTTAGGAGTAGACCAACTACCTCCaaagatttgtttttcttttcgtttcttttttatagaattttatatttgtattaaacAAGACACGTGTTGTCTTCTGATATGACAGGCTAGTagctatttaaaaatataagggAATGTGGACGAAATGATCTATTTGATAgcgattttaattttaagaagtAAATTGATAACTTTTGAAAGTGATTTGATAAAAGCCATACCTCATTGACTAATGGAGCGTCTATCTTTTCCTAATTTGTATTAAATATCTTTGTATTGCTGGACAAAAACTGGTTTGTAGCAATTAGCTATAAATCAATCTAATAAAGCGACATATGTTTCTAAAGAATTTGATAGCTGAGAAGTACATGttttcttattaatgctattaaaaaaaaatgtaagaaacatatactattaaaaaaatatgtgtttctcacatgctaaaagatagacacatgtcactttacTAGACTGGTTTCAGTGGTTTGTATCTAATTGATACAAACCAGTACTTTATAACTAATTTCTGTCCCGTATCACCCTTCTAAAAATCAAATGGGAAGTTGGTAACTATTATTTTTGAGAAGGTAGCATACAATGGATAGATATATTTCCAAAGAAGGAATTTGTTggtaaggaaaagaaataattatatGTGAAAATATATACATGGTATGAAAAAATTAAGCTAGAATTTCATCAATCCGTAGGTCCACATCCTCAATTGTTACAGCACACCTTAAgcaataaaatgaataaaagaaaatgggtgATGTAGTGAAGTACAAGTTCACGTTTGTACACCGACACTCTTAATGTATTATTGGTGGTCGATCGGGTCCAACCACATGCTGCTACTTTTAATTAACCCATCGCTATAATCAAAGAAAGGTTCCCCCCACCTTTTGATGTACGTACGTACCtttaaaaaatctcaaaaaataatatgatCTTCATGTGCTCATACGATTCAAATTTCCCATCATACTCTACCTGCTTATTACATGGTTTAATTTAAATCCAACCAAATTCTAATTAAAAGGAGGATTAGTGCTCCACCAAAAATTTCAGACATAATTAAAGAGGACCCCTAATTATGCTCGTATAATTGATGATCCCACCCAAAATTCAACACGTGTataattgaatataatacaaagatgcccttactttttcttttttttttaaccaggGGCATTATGTTAGCTAGTTGATTGAAAAATGATTAGGGTAAGTATTTGGTTTAACGGTTTCAAAATGTCCAAAATCGTATAGCCAAACatactcttaaaatattaggagcttttttttattattatttgtgaaAAAATCGTAGCCAGGCAAGTTGAGCATGctcttataaattaaataattgctCTTTAGGACATGGGATGCTGGTGATATTAGATTGGTAGCGTCATCAGCTTTGAACGTATGCTTTTTGATCTTTGTTTTACACGTGACACTTCACCTAGAACACGTGATCATCAGTTGTACTTCTAGATAACTGGAATCTAGAACAGAATAAAGAGAGCACTATCACTGTCCTCTTGGTCCGTATCTCGGACGTCTTCTACGTACTCACGATTTGTTTCGCTATCGTCATTATCGAATATTTAGCGGTTTAATACATTGACCAAGAAAACAAatgtaaaaagagaaatgaaaactTCAATTTAACAACGATCGTTTTAATTTCAAATAGCCGGAAAGTTTCAACCTTtaactaatattttattttgtttgaccACATGAACAGCAAATCTTCTCTGTTGACTGAATTCTCTTTCTTCCTCGGACAATTACGGCAGGCagacacacaaacacacagGATTTAGGAACGCGTACGCATACACAAacacagagagacagagagagacgtTAAGTATATGTGTTGCCCGTGTGGGGGCTTGGAGGCCAGGCACCAAAATTGACCTTGTTTTTTAGTTATGGTCGTTTTCTTTCGGATAAGATAGAAAAAGAATCTTTTGCGTTCACGAGAAAACGGAAGAAAAGGAGACTAGGCATGTGTGCAAAGTTCGCAGCCCCAAGGTTGGGACTTGGGAACTATTCACTTCGTAATTCATGCCCACAATATGTGACGAATCGGATCGGATCGGTCCAGCCTAGGCCGCCACGCCAGCCCGCCACCCCAGTTTCAGATATTTTTTTCAGGGGAATAAATTAAGTATTAACTTGATAATACAAAAATCttatgaaaattaaacaaatgaaGGACCTACAAGTTGAGAAATTAGTGCACCCACGTTTAAGCCTTTAATTATATGCCTTAATTTAGCTGTCATAATTTCATTTAAACACTACAAGCATTAATTGTCTGACCATATAAACTAATTTTGTTATTGGATGGCAGACAGGAATCCTTGAAGATCTCCTATAATTACTTATCCTTAAAATGGGGTAGGCAATTGTAATAGCTCTTGCAACCTAACTTTTTGTTTGGGTAGGTGGTCAATTGAGGATTAgggaattctctcaaattatttgttcgaatttaagagaattcgaaCATGCGATTGTGATAAACCTTTTATGGGACctatttgaccaaataaaaattgagttgtccaaccacttatctgGTTAAGTGTATTCCATAAGTAGTATCTCATAATCATCGGTCCGAATCCTCTCtcaaattttaagaaataatttgaaaagattttGATCTATGAAACTTTTCACAAATCTTGGCAGAGAGATTTGTGGAGAATCCCAATACTTTAATTACGAAGCATATAGAAATTCTTTATCTAGAGGTGCAAtaatctctctctatatatatagtcagtCAAGAGCTACTTCACCCTCCTCAAAAGCAAGAGGTCTTCGCCTCTAGTATAGAATGGGAAGGTTTTAGAAAAATGAACACCatcattttatataaataattcgTAATTAAAGTCATCTACTTTTGTGCACACGAAAGATGTATAATGCATATATACTATCTCATATTACATTGACCTTATATTATATAGCAACCATAACAAATTAAAGTGCTGCTATTtatacctcaaaaaaaaaaaaaaaaaaaaaaaaaaaagaaaaaaaaaaaaaaagaagctgttTATTCTTATCAATCGGTACAAGTCGTAAAAGGTAAAGTATTTATGAAGAAAACGAAAAAGGAAAAGTGATTGGCACCACGTTGGCAATATGTGTTCAATGATGATCATCTTCTAGAAAGAAAAAGTGATACAAGGGGTCAAACaggatattattattatcaaataCTAGAGGAGAGCAGGAATTGCAAGCTccacttctcttttttctttttttatccgCAAGGACTTCGCAAAGtgcaaagaaataaaataaaaaccaaattaaaaaataaaaaataaaataaaaaaagttggaaaaggggggggggggggggggaggattGTTTGAGTGGTTTTACCTAAATCGATATGAATGATTTTCAAATTACAGGGTAAGTCTCCATGTTAACCAATCAACTAacgaaaattgaaaattttgatgtgGCCATCCGTGATAATTTTGCTATGACAGTAACTGTGATTAATAATTCTTCTGGGAACATCATTCTTCTAGTGACTCAAAAGCTAAATGTCTTTGATGTCCTCATTGGTGAAACTTTTGTAGCATTTCTTGCTACTTGGCTTGCTGCTTCTATGAGTACTGGTGATTTTTTGCTTGAAGGAGATGCTCTTCTAGTAATAGTAGTTGTGAATCAGCctcatcttttttccttttgacatTTTGCTCCTTTAATTTCAGATATTACACTTGATCTTGTTGTCTTTCATAGCTAGAGTGCTACGAAGGTTTCTAGAAGCTAAGTGCTAATCTTCAGGCACATATTTTAACTAAATGGGCCGCTACCCACCTTGTGTTTGGTAGCATTCTTACTGAATCTCCTATTCTTTCTGCTTTACGTATCAAGAATGGGAAGCATCCACCTTTATAACCCTGTcgttattcaattaaaaaaaaaaaaacaacaacaacaacaacaaaaaaaaattgggggcaTCCTTTAGTAGAATGAAGGTTTATCGCAATTGTTATAATATAACTAGAGAGAAAAaccataatattaattaaggtGAACTCCCTAATTGTTGAATTAGAATTgagtaaataaaaattgtcagATTTCCAAGTTTGATGACACGCCTTTGATAACATTTCCCTCGTGATAGTCATACATGAATCTCTTCCAGAACCAATGTTGTTTCCAGACTTTCTCCGTCATCTCTTCAATGGGGACATTCTTGGTCTCCGGAAGCAGAAACGTCACGAAGACCGACATGACAAGCACCCaagaggagaagaaaaggaagatgcCGAACTTGAAATGGCAGAGCATGGAGAGGAAAGATTGCGCTATGACAAAAGTGAAGAGCATGTTGACAAAGACAGTCACGCTCTGCCCAGCCGAGCGTGTCTCCAGCGGGAATGTCTCGCTAGGGATCAGCCACCCGAGAGGTCCCCAAGACCATGCAAAGGACGACACAAACATGCAAACAAGAACCACCACGAGGATTGCGTAGCCTCTTGTAAGGCTGTCGTAGTGATCGTGAACCTTCACTCCTAGCACCACGGCGATGAATGTCTGAGAGAGGAACATCTGGACACCGGCTTCTAGCAACAACATGCGCCGACCAATTTTGTCGACTGAGTAGACGGATACAAGGGTGGAGAGGACATTGACAGCTCCGGTTATAACAGCTGAGTAAAGGGAAGCATCGTTCCCAAATCCCAAGGTGTTGAACAGAACCGGAGCGTAGAACATGATTGCATTAATGCCAGTGAATTGTTGGAAGATCTGTCTCAAACatatatacaaagaaaagaacataaaaaaattaattcagtTAAAATGTTGCAACTGTTAAAGTTTATTATAAAGTTCAATAATCCAAGCTACAATATAATCACACTTAGACTATTATTAGTTGTAGTTGAAGACTATTTGTATTATTCTCATTTATCAttattctcctataaatagggacatATTATACTGTAAATATCACACTGACCTGCATCCAAACTGCGATGATGAGTTGAGGGCGATTCTTCCTCATCATGATATTTCTGAAGGGGTGCTTCACTTCTTTGGCCACACGACTAGCTTCAACAAGCTCCAAAAACTCTGGTTCAACATTTTCGACGCCCCGAATCTTCTTAAGCACAGCTTTTCCTTCTTCCAAGCGTCCACGCTCAATCAAGCTGTTAGGAGTCTCACTCACTATGATGGCCCCAAAGGTAAGGAAAAGCGCCGGAATGCCAGCCAACCCCAACGACAGTCTCCAACCCCATCCCCCTTTGATCCTGTTTATTAATTGCACAAAAACTTGATTAGTGATCGTCAACAACAAATCCCATTATCTCTTAAAAATTCCAAGTCGACATCTCTtaaaatgattttgattttgattggCAAAATTTGTTTGAGGgtgcctttttttaaaatatatatatattttgatgtgGCATAAAGGTCGAAatatttttgagttgtttgttgatatttttactgttttaataaaaagtaaaaagctaTGCAAAAAGAGAGGTAAAGATTCACAGcaattacattttcaaattgttagTGAAAGACCTCGTATGAAATCCACGCCACTTAATTGTGCTAGTGAATGCCACATGGGGTTTCTCATGTTTCTAAAATTTCGAAAAAGTAATTGATCGATGTGAATTCCAATCCCAAAAAGCTTTCTCAAAATAACTCTTTTATCTGTTTTAGATGTTAAAGAATATTAGGATACAAGTTTCCGAAGTAATTTTACACAATTCATATTTTGTCGATCACTTCAATATTTATCACATATCTAAAAgatcatcttaatttctttgtaATTTATTGGATCTCATTTATTCGCAACAAAATCTCAaccatttaattttataattaatgttAACAGCAATATTAGAACCACCCATATATGTAATTTGTAAAAGTCAGTAAAGTACAGTACAATGAAGCTATATGAGAGGAGATCAGTCAGACATACTTGGCGGTGCCATAATTGATGAGGTTTGCAAAAAGAATGCCAATGGTGACATTGAGCTGGAACAATATGTTAAGCGCTCCTCGAATTCTCGTCGGTGCAATCTCCGAAAGGAAGACTGGCACAGCCTGTTACACCATGAAATTCATCAGATGATCAGCCGGCCGgccagtatatatatatatataaactatttgTGGATGGTAAAAGGAAAAGGACCTGATTAGCGAAACCAACACCACATCCAAGTAATAACCTGCCGGCAATGAGCATGCTGAGGCTTTGGGCTGCTGCATTAAGGACCGTTCCGATTATGAAGAAAATCCCGGCGATCAACATGGTTAGTTTCCGGCCTAGCTTTCTGGTAGTGATGGACGCAAACAGAGTCGCCGTTAAAGCAGCGAGGTACAGAGACGACGTGAACAATTGCAGGCCTTGATTATCGTACTTGCAGTAGTTGCTGTCGAGTCCTGGTTCCTGAGTCCTCTTGTACACCACAGGGAAGAATTGTTTCAGAAAAGATGGCATTGATGTAACTCCCCCTGTATATTATTTGTTACAAATTAACATgataataaaatagatagattAATTAGGATATATATCTAGATGAtcaaattgtttatatatatatacctgaaaTGCCCACATCATAACCGAACATAAGGCCTCCTGTGGCGGCCATTATGCACGAAATGATAACAATAAAAGTAATCTTGGCCTCGGCTGAAGTATCAACGGCGGCCGGCGCCACCGCAAAGCCTCCGGCTGGCATGATTAACAATAAATCAAACGCAAACTAACAGTACTCTCTTTGAGTGTCATACGCGCGGAAGGAGACGATGAAGCTGCTTAAGTTTGCCATTTATGGTAATCTAGGGGGTTTATATGGGCAAAAGAGGGTCGAGTGTTTATTGGAAAGTGGAAAGCGGCATGAGCAATAGAGGCAGAGCGTGAATTTCGGAATGGACAGATGATGATCTGATCATCATGCAGTGGGTGGGGCTCCGAATCCACTATCTTTCCAAGTGTTAATAACGGTGTTTGGTTTTTTTAGTTGGCTTACGTACGTCTTCTAGACAAAGTGGGACATTGACACGAACCACGATCCTACTTTTAGGCCTTCAGCCCGTACAAGGTTAGCAGACTCCTAGACAGTAACGGATAATTGGATTTAATTGGATTTCCTGAATCCACTCATTCTAACCGTTTTTGGatttccttttatcttttgttttttttaaacagaaatattaacaaaaaccGAAACaactttcacttttatatcgcagcaaattttttatttttttttttttttctaaaaagtattaacaaacaaaagTATCCCTAGCAAATTAATCTAAATGGAACCTATCCTAAAAATAACCAAAAGATATTTAATGGTGGAAAATACAATTGATTTGTACATGACTtgtacaaaaacaaaatatttgaaagctTAATTATAgtcaatattatttaattaaggcccttaattatagtaataagtaattaaaaaatgcattaatatcatttaattcttcAACATTCTATTCTTGTAATAAGTCTTaaataagagaatcaaataCTATTAAAGGCATTCTCTTAAATAAAACCcatttttcaactttaaacATTATATTCTTGGAAATAATggaaagaatgaaaataataagaatgttcaatagagaaatgtttggtaTCTCACCCTTGTCTACAttgaccaataatgtgagagatattagagagagtGTAGTGAGATtcattttttaacaacattattggtccactTAAACAATGGTGGAAtgaatagagaaatgattggtGTCCCACTCTCATCCCACCATTGtatacgtggaccaataatgtaagAGATATTAAAAAGAGTAGTGGAACCCTGATTTATAAACAACATTATTGGTTCACTTAGACAATGGTGGGATGGGAGTGGGACACCAAGCATTTCTCGAGAAATGCTTAGTATCCCACTCATATCTCACCATTGTCTACATGGACCAATTGTGTAAGAGATATTAGAGAGAATGTATTGGGGTGCTGATTTTTTAacaagagaaatgcttggttatacactctcatcccactcctatcacACCCTTGTCTAcatggaccaataatattgtcaaaaaaattaaggtcCCACTACATTTTTTCTACTATCTCTTACATTATTGGTTCATGTAGACAAGGGTGAGATATGAGTGAGATGAGAGTGTATAGctaagcatttctcttttaacaacattattggtccactTAGATAAGTGTGGGGTAGGAGTAGGATGACAGTGGGAtaccaagcatttctctattCGATATGTTGTGAGTAGAGATTTTTTGTGCTTTGTAATGACTAATGAGCATTGAACAActaaaatttcaataataatttaaagggAGGACAATAAATTTTGATCTCAATTACCAATTGGATCATTTGCAAGAGACATGTATTCAATggtaataatataaaatttagaGTTAAATAGGgttttggtacctgtggtttaaagtttttattttttgtcccctaTGGTTCAATTTGTGTCACATATAGTATCagggttttgggaaaagaccgAATTTCTAATGGTATGCCACATCAGCGCCACTTAACACCATTAAGAACGCCACACCTATCCCATATACCAAGTAAATCACCACATCAACGCCATGTGACTGtcacatagtttttttttaaaaaaaaatgaaaaatcattaGGGGTGATTGAGCCACCCCCAccgccggtctgggggtggcccaaccacccTCTTGGCAAAAATAGGGGTgcttcggccaccccaaagagAAAATGGGGATAGTCGaagccacccccaagagccttgGGCGTGGCCAAGGGCCAAAccgatttctctctctctctctctctctatctggCCCTtcaccacccccattttggtcAAGGAAGTGGTTCGGCGACCCCCAGACCGACCATAGGGGTGGCTCACgattttttttcattgtatatatatatgtgtgtgtgtgtgtgtgtgtgtgtgtgtgtgtggcaaTGACATGGCGTTGATGTGGTGATTTACGTGGCACATGGGACAAGTGTTGTGCTCTTAATGGTGTTAAGTGGCTGATGTGGCATACCGTTAGTTTTTTGACGGAAAAACTAACGGAGGTACCAATTCGGTATTTTcccaaaactcaagtaccatctgtgatacaaATTTAACCAcaatggacaaaaaataaaaactttaaaccaCAGGTATCAAAAAagtgtttaaccctaaaatttactCCAAACTTAAAATGATAGAATTTATGCTACACAAGCACTccaatgttcaaaaaaaaaaaaaaacaaggaaaaaagattaaatgctaagaagatggaaagttttcaaaatatttttttcaattcaattataaaCTCATCTCTTTATAAGTTTTCATTGTTTTATCTTTATTTCCCTATTCAtgtcttattcaaatttgaattattatcttcttctacattttcattattttctaacaATTTACTATTCAAGTCATTAAAATCATTCTATAGCTAATCAATGACAAACAAAAACATTAGTtaccaaaaactcaatcaatcaCTTGCATTAGTTACCAAAATGAATCGTTAGAAAAACTTAATCCGTAATTTTGAAtcccaaaaagtaaaaaatatatatatatatatatatatatatatatatataaaaaatacaatattaatattaaaataaatattatttaattaatatttaaaaataaataaaatgtctcGCTTAAACTTGTTGCTTTAAGCTTCAAAATGTATCGAATCGACCCTGTTACTACACACCACCCAATGGGTTGGGCATGATTTAGATTCACAATCATTAGGTTATACTCTGTTAAGTGGGTAGGAAATAGTAAATCtattaatcaatattttaacattcccgcacatgaaatatttaattaaaatgtgagAGAAATTGTGAAGTCGGGATTTAAACTCCAGACATCTAACTCTAGTACcctgttaaatcaccacttattccaaaaatcCTAAACTGATAAAAAAGAGTAGATTAATCATGTAACCAATTATTTAACCTGCACTAAAAATATGACGATAAATACTAATAGAAATCAAATGGGTCCTATTGCTTCCCTATCTCAATAGGAATaaggctgagcatggggcggcgcgggggggggggggggggggggtgggtgggTGGATTTCCGCCTTTTTCGCCCCCGCCCCGTACCCCTGCAGGTTGACAGTTTTCAACCCGCAACCCGCATACTTTTAGGGGAACCCGTCTGGGGCGGGTTTGTGCGGGGAAGGGGTGACGCGAGGCGGGTGTGCGGTTCAACGGGGCGGAGGTGCGGGTTTGAAGTTCAGTCGACTGTCGTTGGTAGAAGGAGAGCTCTTCATGGCTGGGAGAGACGGAGTGAAGAGAACCAGTGAGATTCAACACCTTCATACTCTATTTTTCCTCTGTTTCTCTTCTATTTCCTCTGTTTCTTCACATCCTCTTATTTCtcactgaaaaagaaaaatttcaggACATGGGTGATAATGAAGATTCTTTAGGCAGTGATTCACATTGTTTTGAGCTGAACAAACCAAGCAACAATGACTTAAAATCACATGGGGATGAAGCTGCAGATGGTCATATTGATGAAGCAGTGAAATCAAATGACATGAAGAGAAGTTTTATCTCTCATCAACGGGTAAAAAGTCGAACTCCAGCTGGCTTGGAAGTTAAGTTCGAAGAGCAGATGGCTTGGGCAATGTCATGCAATGGAATAAGAAGTCCCAAGTAGTTTTGACGAAGGTGTGCGGCGCTGAAGAGTAGAGAAAAAATGAAGTGTGCCTAGGGTTACAAGGTCaggggtttattttttttattttttttttcctttttttctttcagcgGGGAGGGGCGGGACAGGTCCCctgggttttttaaaaccccaacccgtaacccgccccgccctgcaCGGGTTGGACAAAATCCAACCCGTACCCGCGTAAAAACCCTCTAAAACCGCAATATTTGGGGCAGGGGGTGCGGGTTGGGGCAGGTTTGCgggtttttgctcacccctaaATAGGAATTGCATGCTCTCTTAGGAACTCCCCATTTTTCAAGGAACTCTTCTAAGGAGTTAGAggacccttgtttttttttttttttaataactccATAAAAACTATCATATTACATT contains the following coding sequences:
- the LOC133858946 gene encoding sugar transport protein 13-like, translated to MPAGGFAVAPAAVDTSAEAKITFIVIISCIMAATGGLMFGYDVGISGGVTSMPSFLKQFFPVVYKRTQEPGLDSNYCKYDNQGLQLFTSSLYLAALTATLFASITTRKLGRKLTMLIAGIFFIIGTVLNAAAQSLSMLIAGRLLLGCGVGFANQAVPVFLSEIAPTRIRGALNILFQLNVTIGILFANLINYGTAKIKGGWGWRLSLGLAGIPALFLTFGAIIVSETPNSLIERGRLEEGKAVLKKIRGVENVEPEFLELVEASRVAKEVKHPFRNIMMRKNRPQLIIAVWMQIFQQFTGINAIMFYAPVLFNTLGFGNDASLYSAVITGAVNVLSTLVSVYSVDKIGRRMLLLEAGVQMFLSQTFIAVVLGVKVHDHYDSLTRGYAILVVVLVCMFVSSFAWSWGPLGWLIPSETFPLETRSAGQSVTVFVNMLFTFVIAQSFLSMLCHFKFGIFLFFSSWVLVMSVFVTFLLPETKNVPIEEMTEKVWKQHWFWKRFMYDYHEGNVIKGVSSNLEI